In Acidimicrobiales bacterium, the genomic window GTCTGTGAGGGGTATGCCTTCGACCCAGTCCATGGTCAATATCGACTCGCCGCTGACCTCCTCGACCACACTTGGGACCGTGACAATGTTGTCGTCGGCGAACGTGCGTCCGATGGCCTCGATGTTCCTGGCTTCGAGCGTGAAATCGATCTCCTCGAAGAGCAGGTTGGCGAACTCGTCAACCAGCCGACGAGGGTCGTACTCCTGGGTCCGCCGGGACAGCAGAAGCACACGGGAAAAGGCGCGGAGCAGTGCCACGTCAAGTTTGACGTCCGACAGGACCCCAGGTCGTCGCACCTTCACGGCGACGCGACGACCGTCGGCCAGCAACGCCCGATGTACCTGGGCGATAGATGCACACGCCACCGGTACCGTTTCGAACTCCACGAAGAGTTCTCGACCCGAGGGTCCGATGGCCTGCTCGAGCTCTGCCATGAGCGTCCCGCGTGGAATGGCCGGGGCGCGATCGCGCAACGTCGAGAGTTCACGCTGGAGGCTAGGAGGGATCAGGTCAGACCGGGTGGACAGCAGCTGCCCCAGCTTCACAAACGTCGGCCCCAGCTCCCCGAGCGCCATACGAAACTGCCGAGAGAGCGCCGCCCCGTCGACGTTCGTACGACTCAGGCGTGACCTTGCGTAGTGTGTCATGGCGATCGCAGCGCGCCGAGCGATTACAGCGGTCACCTTCCCGCCTCGCCGCAGGAGATCTCTAGCCGTCAGTTTGCCAACGTCGACGCTCACCGGCGTACCGGCCGCCTGGTTGACACGTGGGCGGGCCGGCCGCGCCGTCGAGGTAGAACCGATCCGCTTCAGAAGCCGAGTCGCTCCTTCACAAGAATGGTCGTCACCCGGTCGGGGGCGACGACCTTGTTGATGATGAGGATGTTGTTCACTCCACTCCGTACCCCGTAGGCGCGGCGCGCCCGATCGTCCTCCAGCGGAAAGCAGTACTCGTAGATGCGCCGCAGTCCGGCCTCGACGTCAGGGACGATTTTCTGTCCACCGATGACAAGAATCACATGACCTGCGCCCGAGACGACCGGGC contains:
- a CDS encoding AarF/UbiB family protein codes for the protein MTHYARSRLSRTNVDGAALSRQFRMALGELGPTFVKLGQLLSTRSDLIPPSLQRELSTLRDRAPAIPRGTLMAELEQAIGPSGRELFVEFETVPVACASIAQVHRALLADGRRVAVKVRRPGVLSDVKLDVALLRAFSRVLLLSRRTQEYDPRRLVDEFANLLFEEIDFTLEARNIEAIGRTFADDNIVTVPSVVEEVSGESILTMDWVEGIPLTDGGALDAADIDRAGLARAIVHAYATMIFRSDRFQADAHPGNLIAMSGGGLGLVDFGEVGSVAPSTRSALMSLLTAVLGRDSDSLADAVLSFSRPARSVDRLSLGDQLATLLGPVTDASLQDLKLGQVLRELLHVLHNHGLVLPADLAVLIRTVIVCEATAEELEPSIDIRSFLGEISG